A single Verrucomicrobiia bacterium DNA region contains:
- a CDS encoding DegT/DnrJ/EryC1/StrS family aminotransferase: MQNQVTRRQFLGTTTVAGASLAFGMPQITRGAETAAKPAALGGPKAFPGSFPSWPVIDQTEEQALLATLQSKHWYRGSGKSVAHFEAEYEKLTGTKHALATASGTAALTTALGALNIGPGDEVITTPYTFVATYNVIVLNYALPIFVDVDPESFQIDADRIEAAITPQTKALLPVHIAGSPVDMDKVLAIGKRRNVPVIEDACQAHLGEWRGQKVGTLGLGGCFSFQASKNLNSGEGGAVLTNDDQFANACYHFHTQGQAKKVTGDNFSYAGTRGSNLRLCEFQGSLLTAQMTRVVEQTQRRTENANYLTQLLREVPGITPAKLYPGTTRSAYHLYMFRYDSERFAGLPRAKFLAALGKEGVGASGGYGPMHRGAYVANLAQDPHFLKVYGEKRMREWLEQTQNCPQNDRVCEQAVWFTQNMLLGPRTDMEQIAAAIRKIQQYATELA, translated from the coding sequence ATGCAAAATCAAGTTACCCGCCGTCAATTTCTGGGCACCACCACCGTCGCCGGCGCCAGTCTCGCTTTCGGTATGCCCCAAATCACTCGCGGTGCGGAAACCGCCGCCAAACCGGCCGCCCTCGGCGGGCCTAAAGCTTTTCCCGGCAGCTTCCCGAGCTGGCCGGTCATTGATCAAACCGAGGAGCAGGCGCTGTTGGCCACGCTGCAATCGAAGCATTGGTATCGTGGCTCGGGCAAAAGCGTCGCGCACTTTGAAGCCGAGTATGAAAAGCTGACCGGAACCAAACACGCGCTCGCCACCGCCAGCGGGACCGCGGCGCTGACCACTGCGTTGGGCGCGTTGAACATCGGCCCCGGCGATGAAGTCATCACCACGCCCTACACGTTCGTGGCGACCTACAATGTCATCGTGCTGAACTACGCGCTGCCCATCTTTGTGGATGTGGATCCGGAAAGCTTTCAAATAGACGCGGATCGGATCGAAGCGGCGATCACTCCGCAAACCAAGGCGCTGCTTCCGGTTCACATCGCGGGCAGCCCGGTGGACATGGATAAGGTTCTGGCGATTGGGAAGCGACGTAACGTCCCGGTCATCGAGGACGCTTGTCAGGCGCATCTGGGCGAGTGGCGCGGACAGAAAGTGGGCACACTGGGCTTGGGCGGTTGTTTCAGTTTTCAGGCCAGCAAAAATTTGAATTCGGGCGAAGGCGGCGCGGTGCTGACTAATGACGACCAATTCGCCAATGCCTGCTACCATTTTCACACCCAAGGTCAGGCCAAGAAAGTCACGGGCGATAATTTCAGCTACGCCGGGACGCGCGGCTCAAATCTGCGTCTGTGCGAATTCCAAGGCAGCCTCTTGACGGCGCAAATGACCCGCGTGGTGGAACAGACTCAACGCCGCACCGAAAACGCTAACTACCTGACGCAATTGCTCCGGGAGGTTCCCGGCATCACGCCCGCCAAGTTGTATCCCGGCACGACCCGCAGCGCGTATCACTTGTACATGTTCCGCTACGATTCGGAGCGATTCGCCGGACTGCCACGCGCCAAATTTCTCGCCGCACTCGGCAAGGAAGGGGTGGGCGCTTCCGGCGGTTACGGTCCGATGCACCGGGGCGCGTACGTGGCCAATCTCGCGCAGGACCCGCATTTCCTGAAGGTGTATGGCGAGAAGCGTATGCGGGAGTGGTTGGAGCAAACTCAAAACTGTCCGCAAAATGATCGGGTTTGTGAACAAGCGGTGTGGTTCACGCAAAACATGCTGCTCGGCCCGCGCACCGACATGGAGCAGATCGCCGCCGCCATCCGCAAGATTCAACAATACGCCACGGAACTGGCGTAA